One window from the genome of Sardina pilchardus chromosome 12, fSarPil1.1, whole genome shotgun sequence encodes:
- the disp1 gene encoding protein dispatched homolog 1 isoform X2, whose protein sequence is MEWCSITPVSDKSSADLWNYMRSLPGHSTWSYVWKYSSPSRPFRFPRSYAELIADWPVVVLGVCTVLIVVCALVSMLVPDPPDFSDPLLGFEPRGTTIGQRLVTWNNMVKNTGYKATLANYPFKYADEQAKSHQEDRWSDDQYERDKRQAEWDFSKDNFFCDVPGDRYSRLVFASAEGKNLWSIQAIKSMCNLDNTKVRSHHEYWSLCQRTNAASCCPSWTLGNYIAVLTNKSSCQKITERDVSHTLKILRSCAKYYHNGTLGPECWDMTTRRKDQLKCANVPRKCTKYNAVYQILHFLVDKDFLNPKSTDYQPPALKYSMLFSPTEKGETMMNIYLDNFENWNASDGVTTITGIEFGIKHSLFQDYLLTDTVYPAIAIAIVLVVMCMYTRSVFITLMTMIAIISSLIVSYFLYRVVFSFEFFPFMNLTALIILVGIGADDAFVLCDVWNYTKFDKPNSELSETVSVTLQHAALSMFVTSFTTAAAFYANYVSNITAIRCFGVYAGTAILVNYILMVTWLPAVVVLHERYLLNLFPCLGSPHHRPCNTTTFWVGLCQRAHKCFFTVSEASRIFFEKVLPCIVIKLRYLWLFWFLAFTIGGAYVVCVNPKMKLPSLELSEFQVFRSSHPFERYDSEYKKLFMFERVHHGEDLHMPITIIWGVTPLDNGDPLNPKNKGKLTLDTTFNISSPASQEWILHFCQKLRNQSFVYQSEEQDFTSCFMETFKQWMENQDCEEAPVYPCCSQSTFPYKQEVFELCIKRAIMELDRSTIYHLDSKTPGPRFDINDTIRAIVLEFQSTYLFTLAYEKMHQFYREVDTWIQEELKNAPKGLNYGWLVSNLEFYDLQDSLSNGTLIAMALSVVVAFSVMLLTTWNIIISLYAIISIAGTIFVTVGSLVLLGWELNVLESVTISVAVGLSVDFAVHYGVAYRLAPEPDREGKVVFSLSRMGSAIFMAALTTFVAGAMMMPSTVLAYTQLGTFLMLIMCVSWTFATFFFQCMCRCLGPQGTCGQIPLPKKLQCQAYAESLNSSPTSRGQGKHCHMGKYQLDSRAGEVEHEHYELEPLASNGRNPEKIPADDPEPHTQLCNGIAPRHAPAPHSPFKGTPDPSRGGVAVASNVCSSPENGLGIPGTELSQRSPYSPHSASCSCGDPHLPQPMGAQWTAHPHHCSGDAPCPIPQYTLAVPHGTPGGQTLLPSLEAMYQPMECRMHYMHCSPAAHFHPCSQVRLPRPGHNGCHLRGFCVHPVHLQQQQQHQVRGLPETLAGEDAPQVGTCGIPHTPCSLSALAQNTPLVHTHTACAAGHELQRFGGKAQGSPNPPNEACSHMGASVAKQASPTDACRKTQGDTEKPDPPVVMQEASVKKCKLKHRGRKAEAASASPKKLNCFNRTLKGKCNSIEYNKPKAEANVPVIAINSKPSAESLC, encoded by the exons ATGGAATGGTGCAGTATCACACCTGTGTCAGATAAATCTTCTGCAGACCTTTGGAATTATATGAGGAGTCTTCCTGGCCATTCGACATGGAGTTACGTTTGGAAGTATTCTAG CCCTTCAAGACCTTTTCGCTTCCCCAGAAG CTATGCGGAGCTCATCGCTGATTGGCCGGTGGTCGTGCTGGGGGTCTGCACGGTCCTCATCGTGGTCTGTGCTCTCGTTAGCATGCTGGTGCCAGATCCGCCCGACTTCTCGGACCCTTTACTC GGCTTCGAGCCAAGGGGCACCACCATTGGCCAGCGCCTGGTGACGTGGAACAATATGGTGAAGAACACTGGATACAAAGCGACGCTGGCTAACTATCCCTTCAAGTATGCGGATGAGCAGGCCAAGAG CCACCAAGAGGACCGATGGTCAGACGACCAGtatgagagagacaagagacaagCAGAATGGGACTTCAGCAAAGACAACTTCTTCTGTGACGTGCCAG GTGACAGGTATTCAAGACTGGTGTTTGCCTCTGCAGAAGGAAAGAATTTATGGAGCATACAAGCAATCAAATCTATGTGCAACCTTGACAATACAAAG GTGCGATCCCACCACGAGTACTGGAGCCTGTGCCAGCGGACCAACGCGGCCTCCTGCTGCCCAAGTTGGACCCTGGGAAACTACATCGCCGTTCTGACCAACAAGTCGTCCTGTCAGAAGATCACCGAGAGGGATGTCTCCCATACGCTGAAGATTCTGCGCTCATGTGCCAAGTACTACCATAATGGCACTCTCGGCCCTGAGTGCTGGGACATGACGACTCGTAGGAAGGATCAGCTGAAGTGTGCCAACGTGCCACGCAAGTGCACCAAATACAACGCGGTCTACCAGATCCTCCACTTCCTGGTGGACAAGGACTTCCTGAACCCAAAGAGCACCGACTACCAGCCACCAGCACTGAAGTACAGCATGCTGTTCTCGCCGACTGAAAAGGGGGAGACCATGATGAACATCTACCTGGACAACTTTGAGAACTGGAACGCGTCAGACGGAGTCACAACCATAACGGGTATCGAGTTTGGTATAAAACACAGCCTATTCCAGGACTACCTCCTGACCGACACGGTGTACCCAGCCATAGCGATCGCAATTGTGCTGGTCGTCATGTGCATGTACACCCGGTCGGTGTTCATCACCCTCATGACCATGATTGCCATCATCAGCTCCCTCATCGTCTCCTACTTCCTGTATCGGGTGGTGTTCAGCTTCGAGTTTTTCCCCTTCATGAATCTCACCGCACTCATCATTCTTGTGGGCATTGGGGCAGACGATGCTTTTGTACTCTGCGATGTGTGGAACTACACCAAGTTTGACAAGCCCAACTCAGAACTGTCAGAGACGGTGAGCGTGACGCTGCAGCACGCCGCCCTGTCCATGTTTGTCACCAGTTTCACCACCGCGGCTGCCTTCTACGCTAACTACGTGAGCAACATCACCGCCATCCGCTGCTTCGGGGTCTATGCAGGCACCGCCATTCTGGTCAATTACATCTTGATGGTCACGTGGCTGCCGGCGGTGGTGGTTCTTCACGAACGATACCTGCTGAACCTCTTTCCGTGCCTCGGGTCACCCCACCATCGTCCCTGTAACACCACTACGTTCTGGGTCGGCCTGTGCCAGAGAGCCCATAAGTGTTTCTTCACCGTGTCGGAGGCCTCGAGGATATTTTTCGAGAAGGTCCTGCCGTGCATCGTGATCAAGCTCCGCTACCTCTGGCTCTTCTGGTTCCTGGCCTTTACCATCGGTGGGGCGTACGTGGTATGCGTGAACCCCAAGATGAAGTTGCCCTCTCTGGAGCTCTCCGAGTTTCAGGTGTTCCGATCCTCTCACCCTTTTGAGCGCTACGACTCGGAGTACAAAAAGCTCTTCATGTTTGAGCGTGTCCATCACGGCGAAGACCTCCACATGCCCATCACCATCATCTGGGGCGTGACGCCCTTGGACAACGGTGACCCCCTGAACCCCAAAAACAAAGGCAAGTTGACGCTCGACACAACCTTTAACATCTCCAGCCCCGCTAGCCAGGAGTGGATCCTCCACTTCTGCCAAAAACTGCGCAACCAGAGCTTTGTGTACCAGTCGGAGGAGCAGGATTTCACCAGCTGTTTCATGGAGACCTTCAAGCAGTGGATGGAAAACCAGGACTGTGAAGAGGCGCCTGTCTATCCCTGCTGCAGCCAGTCCACCTTCCCCTACAAGCAGGAAGTGTTCGAGCTGTGCATCAAAAGGGCCATCATGGAGCTGGACCGCAGCACGATATACCACCTAGATAGCAAGACTCCAGGGCCCAGGTTTGACATTAATGACACCATCCGAGCCATCGTGCTGGAGTTTCAGAGCACCTACCTCTTCACCCTAGCCTACGAGAAGATGCACCAGTTCTACCGCGAGGTGGACACTTGGATCCAGGAGGAGTTGAAGAACGCCCCCAAGGGTCTGAACTATGGCTGGTTGGTCAGCAACTTGGAGTTCTATGACCTGCAGGACAGCCTGTCCAATGGGACGCTGATTGCAATGGCTCTGTCTGTGGTCGTTGCGTTCAGTGTGATGCTCCTGACCACCTGGAACATCATCATCAGCCTCTATGCCATCATCTCCATCGCTGGGACCATCTTTGTCACGGTGGGCTCGCTGGTGCTTCTGGGATGGGAGCTGAACGTGCTGGAGTCTGTCACGATATCCGTGGCTGTTGGACTTTCTGTAGACTTTGCAGTGCACTATGGGGTGGCATACCGCCTGGCCCCTGAACCCGACAGAGAGGGGAAGGTTGTGTTCTCCCTAAGCCGAATGGGATCTGCCATCTTCATGGCTGCCCTCACAACCTTCGTGGCTGGGGCGATGATGATGCCCTCCACGGTCCTGGCATACacacagcttggcaccttcctCATGCTGATCATGTGTGTCAGCTGGACCTTCGCCACCTTCTTCTTCCAGTGCATGTGTCGCTGCCTTGGCCCCCAGGGCACCTGCGGGCAGATCCCCCTGCCCAAGAAGCTCCAGTGCCAAGCCTACGCCGAGAGCTTGAACTCCAGCCCGACCAGCCGTGGCCAGGGCAAGCACTGCCACATGGGAAAGTATCAGCTGGACTCCCGGGCTGGGGAAGTGGAGCACGAACACTACGAGCTCGAGCCGCTGGCCTCAAACGGAAGGAACCCGGAAAAGATCCCGGCGGACGACCCCGAACCTCACACGCAGCTCTGTAATGGCATCGCCCCGCGCCATGCCCCTGCCCCTCACTCCCCCTTCAAGGGCACACCGGACCCCAGCAGAGGCGGTGTGGCGGTGGCGTCTAACGTGTGCTCCAGCCCTGAGAACGGCCTTGGCATTCCCGGGACAGAGCTTAGCCAGCGGAGCCCCTACAGCCCACACAGCGCCAGCTGCTCGTGTGGGGACCCTCATCTGCCGCAGCCAATGGGAGCACAGTGGACCGCCCACCCCCACCACTGCTCAGGTGACGCCCCATGCCCCATCCCTCAGTACACCCTGGCTGTCCCCCATGGCACCCCAGGCGGACAGACCCTCCTGCCCTCATTGGAGGCCATGTACCAGCCTATGGAGTGCCGCATGCACTACATGCACTGCTCCCCTGCCGCTCACTTCCACCCTTGCTCCCAGGTGCGACTCCCCAGGCCAGGCCACAATGGGTGTCACCTGCGGGGATTCTGCGTGCACCCCgtgcacctccagcagcagcagcagcaccaggtaCGGGGCCTGCCGGAGACCCTGGCTGGGGAGGATGCGCCGCAGGTGGGGACGTGCGGTATCCCGCACACGCCCTGCTCCCTCTCCGCACTGGCTCAGAACACTCCgttagttcacacacacacagcctgcgcGGCGGGCCACGAACTTCAACGATTTGGGGGGAAAGCCCAAGGCAGCCCGAACCCTCCAAACGAAGCATGCTCTCACATGGGTGCAAGTGTAGCAAAACAGGCATCGCCAACGGACGCTTGTCGTAAGACGCAAGGCGACACGGAAAAGCCTGATCCTCCTGTTGTCATGCAGGAGGCCAGTGTGAAAAAGTGCAAGCTTAAACACAGGGGTAGAAAAGCTGAGGCAGCTTCCGCCTCCCCGAAAAAACTGAACTGTTTTAACAGGACTTTGAAAGGAAAGTGCAATTCTATTGAGTATAACAAGCCAAAAGCAGAAGCCAATGTGCCTGTCATTGCCATAAATTCAAAACCCTCCGCAGAAAGTTTATGCTGA
- the LOC134097361 gene encoding toll-like receptor 5, whose amino-acid sequence MAERVKAPWNSLKPNPGKTSFRMTTGTPGITILSLGLLICLLMANCSQQCIIVHNLAYCSGKRLAQVPPLPPSITHLDLSLNYIHHLSEESFIGLEYLVYLDLGSQRVGRLVIQNNAFRGLYNLTFLHLGDNRGMHIETDAFQGLSNLRTLVLLHCGLDERILSGNYLRPLLSLQELNLFGNKIKQFTPAMFFRNMTSLSDLDLSINRMKPICETDLVAFQDKHFQNLKLSTTVDLAYMNPSDFNWTNCGNPFKNISFDTLDLSNNGLGTERATQFFSAIKGTKINHLIFSSNNMGPGYGFNNFKDPDRFTFEPLKSSGIKIIDLSNNYINILKWAVFRSLSDVVSMSLADNKINQFEKGAFVGLTHLQRLNLSNNLIGEIYRHTFQNMPNLILLDLTNNHIGVVQHESFSELSSLLALDLTGNSLTSVYTFARLPNLQELHLDDNKIDLLYKLGDVASSVTTLKVNKNRLRNMEDLYIILATFPNVVALNFSDNFFSYCAHNSNDSIPSSNRLTVLDLRNSALQFIWGSRLCLDLFDHLNKVQNLYLSFNLLESLPEGIFKGLTSLNYLDLSHNSLTHLKRDVFPLSLKFLDFSYNLLSSPDPEVFRSLVAVDLKVNRFYCDCYLRDFQAWASNTTVEFETKLSDLQCEFPRELRGVALSNFTSDQCEEDDEQLVQALQFILFVSCSTFLVTLTLGTIGFARFRGHAFTLYKKLKMRIIQGQPQVPPELDNLQYDVYLCFAEKDFVWVESALLQRLDSQFAEHNQLRCCFEARDFIPGEDHLTNIRSAIWGSRKTLCVVSKEFLKDGWCLEAFMLAQGRMLEELKDVLVMVIVGSIPPFRLMKYEPVRTFVKNREYLQWPDDYQDREWFFDRLIVKIFKDSKVKCPKRQNDGPEIELNVVRQVGI is encoded by the exons ATGGCGGAGAGAGTCAAGGCACCCTGGAATTCTCTAAAACCCAATCCGGGAAAAACATCTTTCAG GATGACTACCGGAACACCAGGAATAACCATCTTATCACTTGGGCTTCTTATCTGTCTTCTAATGGCAAACTGCTCACAGCAGTGCATAATAGTACATAACTTGGCGTACTGTAGTGGAAAGCGTCTGGCGCAGGTGCCCCCACTGCCCCCCAGTATTACCCACTTGGACCTCAGTTTAAACTACATTCATCATCTCAGTGAAGAGTCTTTCATAGGCCTGGAGTACCTTGTCTATCTCGACCTTGGATCACAGCGTGTCGGACGTCTCGTCATCCAGAACAATGCTTTCAGAGGGTTGTACAACCTAACGTTTCTTCACTTGGGGGACAACAGGGGAATGCACATTGAGACGGATGCATTTCAGGGCCTGTCAAATCTCCGGACTCTTGTTCTGTTGCACTGTGGCCTTGATGAGCGCATTCTTTCAGGCAACTATCTGCGGCCTCTGCTGTCTCTTCAGGAGCTGAATCTCTTTGGTAACAAGATAAAGCAATTCACGCCAGCTATGTTCTTCAGAAATATGACAAGTCTTAGTGATTTAGATCTCTCCATTAATCGAATGAAACCTATATGTGAGACTGATTTAGTTGCCTTTCAGGataaacattttcaaaatctAAAATTATCCACCACTGTCGATCTTGCTTACATGAATCCGTCAGATTTCAACTGGACAAACTGTGGAAACCCCTTTAAGAACATATCGTTTGACACCCTTGATTTATCTAATAATGGACTCGGAACTGAAAGAGCAACACAGTTCTTTTCTGCAATTAAAGGCACAAAGATCAACCATCTTATTTTCAGTTCAAATAATATGGGTCCAGGATATGGATTCAACAACTTCAAGGATCCAGACAGATTCACCTTTGAGCCTCTAAAATCCAGTGGCATTAAAATCATCGATTTGTCCAACAACTATATCAACATTTTAAAGTGGGCTGTGTTCAGATCATTATCTGATGTGGTGAGCATGTCTTTGGCAGACAATAAAATTAATCAGTTTGAGAAGGGTGCATTTGTTGGACTTACACATTTGCAGAGGCTTAACCTCTCCAATAATCTCATAGGAGAAATTTACAGACACACTTTCCAGAATATGCCCAACCTAATATTGCTAGATTTGACAAATAATCACATTGGTGTAGTTCAGCATGAGTCATTTTCAGAGTTGTCCAGTCTGCTTGCATTGGATCTCACAGGAAACTCCCTCACGTCAGTCTATACCTTTGCACGCTTGCCGAATCTGCAAGAGCTGCACCTGGATGACAACAAAATCGATTTGTTATACAAACTAGGGGATGTTGCAAGCAGTGTAACCACACTCAAGGTAAATAAAAACCGCCTCAGGAATATGGAAGACTTGTACATCATACTAGCTACCTTTCCCAATGTTGTAGCACTCAATTTCAGTGATAACTTCTTTTCATATTGTGCCCATAATTCAAACGATTCAATACCATCTAGTAACAGATTGACTGTTCTGGATTTGCGCAACAGTGCTTTGCAGTTTATATGGGGGAGTAGGCTGTGCCTAGATTTATTTGACCATCTCAATAAAGTACAGAATTTGTACCTTAGTTTTAATCTACTGGAGTCCCTACCAGAGGGCATTTTTAAAGGCCTAACATCTCTTAATTATTTGGACCTGTCACATAACTCTCTGACACATCTTAAACGGGACGTATTCCCGTTGAGCCTCAAGTTTCTGGATTTTTCCTACAACCTCCTCAGTAGTCCAGACCCAGAGGTGTTTCGCTCCCTCGTCGCTGTCGACCTGAAAGTGAACCGTTTCTACTGTGACTGTTACCTGAGGGACTTTCAGGCTTGGGCCAGCAACACCACTGTCGAGTTTGAGACCAAGCTCTCAGACCTGCAGTGCGAGTTTCCCAGGGAGCTGCGAGGCGTGGCCCTCTCCAACTTCACATCTGACCAGTGCGAGGAGGATGACGAGCAGCTGGTGCAGGCGCTGCAGTTCATCCTGTTCGTAAGCTGTTCCACGTTCCTCGTGACCCTCACCCTTGGCACGATCGGCTTTGCCCGATTCCGGGGGCACGCCTTCACCCTTTACAAGAAGCTGAAGATGAGAATCATCCAGGGACAGCCCCAGGTTCCACCGGAACTCGACAACCTCCAGTACGACGTCTATCTATGCTTTGCAGAGAAAGACTTTGTCTGGGTGGAGTCAGCTCTGCTGCAGAGATTGGACTCGCAGTTCGCCGAGCACAATCAGCTGCGCTGTTGCTTCGAGGCGCGGGACTTTATCCCGGGCGAGGATCACCTAACCAACATCAGGAGTGCCATATGGGGCAGCCGGAAGacactgtgtgtggtgtctaAGGAGTTCCTGAAGGACGGCTGGTGCCTAGAGGCCTTCATGCTGGCCCAGGGGAGGATGCTGGAGGAACTCAAAGACGTTTTGGTCATGGTCATCGTTGGTAGTATACCCCCTTTCCGACTGATGAAGTACGAGCCAGTCAGAACATTCGTAAAGAATCGAGAATACCTTCAGTGGCCGGACGACTACCAGGACAGAGAGTGGTTCTTTGACAGGCTCATAGTGAAGATATTTAAGGACTCAAAGGTCAAATGCCCCAAGAGACAAAATGATGGACCAGAGATTGAGTTAAATGTAGTCAGACAAGTCGGGATTTGA
- the LOC134097362 gene encoding toll-like receptor 5: MMNTGRPITILLLGISISLLMANCTQQCRIENNWAYCSGRSLVKVPPLPLNITHLDLSLNYIHHLSEESFIGLEYLVHLDLGSQRVRRLVIQNNAFRGLYNLTFLHLGDNRGMHIEMDAFQGLSNLRTLVLLHSGLDERILSGNYLRPLLSLQELNLFGNKIKQFTPAMFFTNMTNLSVLDLSINRMKSMCETDLVAFQGKHFRRLSLSSVHLTDMNTWTFNWTKCGNPFKNMSFDTLDLSLMGLSTNKAKLFFSAILGTRINHLILRSNIMGSGFGTSNIKDPDRLTFEPLQFSGIKSIDLSKNFINVIKESVFTPLADLTSITMTSNKINLIEKNAFFSLTNLQTLNLSYNLLGEIYSNTFMNLPNLRILDLSQNNIGVLQYHSFSGLSDLLFLNLTGNALSSVYNLSPLPSLQELHLDDNRITSVHGLQITVNSAATVSLNKNRLDNMEDLFTILANFPNVTQISIGDNLISFCSNSSKSSIPSSNKMRELHLQNNALQLIWGRRYCLHLFDHLSELSFLSLSFNLLESLPDGLFKGLSSLYSLDLSHNSLTYLPENIFPGSLKLLDLSDNFLSSPDPGLFRSLSVVDLKKNRFFCDCDLRAFHAWAKQTKVTLLTPISQLYCEFPKAQRGVAISAFTTDSCDQCQRQCNCA, translated from the exons at GATGAACACCGGAAGGCCAATAACCATCTTATTACTTGGGATTTCGATCAGCCTTCTAATGGCAAATTGCACACAGCAATGCAGAATAGAAAATAACTGGGCGTACTGCAGTGGAAGATCTCTAGTAAAGGTGCCACCACTGCCCCTTAATATTACCCATCTGGACCTCAGTTTAAACTACATTCATCATCTCAGTGAAGAGTCTTTCATAGGCCTGGAGTACCTTGTCCATCTCGACCTTGGATCACAGCGTGTCAGACGTCTCGTCATCCAGAACAATGCTTTCAGAGGGTTGTACAACCTAACGTTTCTTCACTTGGGGGACAACAGGGGAATGCACATTGAGATGGATGCATTTCAGGGCCTGTCAAACCTCCGGACTCTGGTTCTGTTGCACAGTGGCCTTGATGAGCGCATTCTTTCAGGCAACTATCTGCGGCCTCTGCTGTCGCTTCAGGAGCTGAATCTCTTTGGTAACAAGATAAAGCAATTCACGCCAGCTATGTTCTTCACAAATATGACAAATCTTAGTGTTTTAGATCTCTCCATTAACCGAATGAAATCTATGTGTGAGACCGATTTAGTTGCCTTTCAAGGTAAACACTTCAGGCGGCTCAGTCTGTCCTCTGTTCACCTGACTGACATGAATACGTGGACTTTTAACTGGACAAAATGTGGAAACCCTTTTAAGAACATGTCATTTGACACTCTCGATTTATCACTTATGGGACTGAGCACCAATAAAGCAAAATTGTTTTTCTCTGCTATTCTGGGCACCAGGATCAACCATCTAATTCTCCGTTCAAATATCATGGGTTCAGGGTTTGGGACCAGTAACATCAAGGATCCAGACAGACTCACATTTGAACCTCTACAATTCAGTGGAATTAAATCCATTGACCTGTCCAAAAACTTCATCAATGTTATAAAGGAATCTGTTTTCACACCGTTGGCTGATCTGACAAGCATAACAATGACAAGCAATAAGATAAACTTGATAGagaaaaatgcattttttagCCTGACAAATTTGCAAACGCTAAACCTCTCTTATAACCTCTTAGGAGAAATTTATTCCAATACATTCATGAACCTGCCCAATTTAAGAATTCTAGATTTGTCACAAAACAATATTGGTGTGCTTCAATATCATTCCTTCTCTGGGCTTTCAGATCTACTCTTTTTAAATCTCACAGGAAATGCCTTGTCGTCGGTGTACAATCTCTCCCCTCTGCCCAGTCTGCAAGAGCTGCACCTGGATGATAACAGAATTACATCAGTGCATGGACTGCAGATTACAGTGAACAGTGCGGCCACAGTCTCTCTCAATAAAAACAGACTGGACAATATGGAGGATTTATTCACCATATTGGCTAACTTCCCCAATGTTACACAAATCAGTATTGGGGACAACTTAATATCCTTCTGTTCCAATAGTTCAAAGAGTTCAATACCATCTAGTAACAAGATGAGAGAACTTCATCTGCAAAACAATGCTTTGCAGTTGATATGGGGAAGAAGATATTGCCTGCATTTATTTGATCACCTCAGTGAACTGTCATTTCTGTCTTTAAGTTTTAATTTACTAGAGTCCCTACCAGATGGACTATTCAAAGGCCTGTCATCTCTCTACAGTTTGGATTTATCCCACAACTCTCTAACCTATCTTCCAGAGAACATATTTCCAGGGAGCCTGAAACTGCTGGACCTCTCTGACAACTTCCTCAGTAGTCCGGATCCGGGACTCTTTCGTTCTCTCAGTGTTGTTGACCTGAAAAAGAACCGCTTCTTCTGTGACTGTGACCTGCGGGCTTTTCATGCTTGGGCGAAACAGACCAAAGTAACTTTGTTGACTCCGATTTCGCAACTGTACTGCGAGTTCCCCAAAGCGCAGCGAGGTGTTGCAATCTCAGCCTTCACCACCGACTCATGTGACCAGTGTCAGCGACAGTGCAACTGTGCCTGA